From Chryseobacterium camelliae:
ACAGTGTTGCGTTCTGCCTTATATTTTTCTTATCACAGTACATGGTTTTTTCAGCACACCTTATAGGATATTTGGACCATGTGGTTTTTCTGATGGCAGTTCTGATCCTTTATCTCATCGGGAAAAAACAGGTTTTTCTACCGTCGCTTCTGGCTTCAGTAAGCATCCTGGTTCATGAGATCTCTTTTTTTATCATGTTTCCGATAAGCGTTCTCGCGCTGTTGATACCTTTTCTTTCGGGTGAAAAGCTATCCTTTCTGCATTTGCGGAACAGCGGAGCTATAAAAAGGATTGTGCTGTTTTCTGTTTTGCCTGTTTTAACGCTTATTTCAGTATATGCGTTTCAGGAATCCAACGAACGAAACCTCTATCCGCTGATCCACCAGTACCTGATCCACACAGGATTTATTACACCAAAATATGCCGATTCCGTGGCCTCTGCCTACACCAAGAGCTTCAGTTATTATTTTGCTGATGAAAGCAAACATTTTTTTCAGCGTATATTCGTTTCCCGGTGCAGCGTCTGGTACGGACTGCCGATCCTTTTTATGATGCTGATGTTGTTTAAGATCATGAAAAAAGATTACATCTCAATTTTCATTTTCATTTTGGCTGTTTCCGTTGTCCCGCTGCTGCTGCATGCCATTGCTTGGGATACCTTCAGGATATGGGCGTTTCCGTTTATGGTCCTGTTCCTGGGGTTTTATATCACAGGTTCCCAACTCAGGACACAGCCGGCAGACAAGAGGAGATTGACTATTGCCGAAACTGTTTTTTTTACGGTTGCGTTTTTGCTGATCACGCTGATTCCGAATTTCCTGTTCGATGGTCAAAGCGAACGTTTTTCCCTTCCTGTGAGGCTGATCATTGACCTGCCTATGCTGGCAGCGGTATTCTATCTGAATAAACAGGTCCCGGCCGTTTACAGCCGGGACGTGCATGAAAGTATTAAAAAATAAAGCTATTTGATGATGATCTTCTGGCTGTATGATCTGAGGTCCCCGGATTTGATATTGATGAAGTAAGTTCCTGCCGGGATGCCGGTGATATTAACACTATAGTCACTTTCGACCTTTGCAGAATCCAGCACCTTTCTTCCTTCGGTTGTTTTAATATCTGCGGTCATATCGGTTCCGTAAAAACCGTCAATAAATATTTTTTCGGAGGCCGGAATAGGGTATAGCCTTACCGGTGTTGCAAACCCCTCATTTTCCTGGGTTGCCAATGTTCCGGTGGTAATCCTGTAGATTTTTCCGTTGTTTACCGCTGCCACAAAAAGTTCATTCTGATTGTTGATCCCGAACGTTGAAAAATTATTTCCGCTGAAAGCCGGTGTCCAGGTAATGGTATTATCAGCATTCAGCATGCCGATCTGAGTAGAACAGTAATCGGCAAAGATATATTTTCCGCTCAGGGCAGGGTAAGCAGATCCGCGGTATACATATCCTCCGGTAATAGAGCATCTGTTTCCGGAATGATCATACACCGCCACCGGGAAAGTCATGGTGGATGCAGCCGCACAACCGGAAGTATTATAAGCATTGTTTCCTTCATAACACCTCCAGCCGTAGTTTATGCCTGCCTGAGTTACCGGAACCCTGTTGATCTCTTCAATCTGGCCCTGTCCTACGTCCGCAATCAGGGCATTACCGGTTACCGGGTCAAAAGAAAATTTCCAGGCATTCCTGAGCCCGTAAGCCCAGACTTCATCGGCACCGTCCACGCCTACAAAAGGATTATTTGAGGGTATGTTATAAGGCGCGGTATTGGTATTGACATCGATCCTGAGCATTTTCCCCAGCAAAGAATTCTTGTTCTGGGCATTGTTGTTAGGATCTCCACCATTGCCCCCGTCGCCGGTAACGATCCACAAATAGCCGTCAGAACCGAAATGGATGCTGCCTCCGTTATGGTTATCGAATGGCTTTGGAATGTTGAGCAGTATTTTTTCCGTTGAAGGATCAGCAACATTGGGGTCAGAAGCGCTTACCGTAAACCTGGATACGGTAAGGTTGCCGGAAGTATCGTTATAATACACGAAAAAATATCCGTTTGTAGAATACTGCGGATGAAATGCCAGTCCCAAAAGCCCTCTCTCGCCCCCATAAGTGACCTTCGAGCTGATGTTAAGGAAATTAGCGGCATTAATTGCTCCGCTGGGCTGTATGATTTTAATAATTCCATTCTGCTGTACCACGAAAAGGCGGCTGTCGTTAGCGTGGGCGATCTCCACGGGACTGGTGAGCCCTGTCGCAAACTCCTGCAGATTGATGGTCTGCGCGTTAAAAATTAGAGAACAAAATACGCTCCCCGCAAAAAGTAGTTTTTTCATAATATTTTGATATTTAATGGTTTGAAAATAAGTATGAAAAATCCATACCAAGTGAAATTGAAAAATCGGTGAAAATACAGCGGAATATTTAATAAATATCTAATACAGGTGAAAAGGCCGATATATCTGGAAATAAACCATTTCTGCTGTTAAAAATTCATAAACTATCAAGAAAATCATTATATTTGCCGACTTAATTTAACGTAGTTTATAACAAAATGCAAGGAAAAGGACTTATTACAATTGTTGCTATTGTACTGGGGCTAATTTGCTTAAATGAGCTGTTACCCACCTGGTACGCGAGCAAAATTGAAAGGCAGGCAGCTGCTGTCGCAGGAGACAATCCGGAAAAGTATCAGAAAGAGATTGCAAAGCTTTCTAAGGATACGCTAAACTTAGGGTTTACCCAACTGTATTACACCAAAGCGAAAGACAAGGAAATGAAACTGGGTCTTGACCTTAAAGGAGGGATCAACGTTCTTCTTGAAATCAATCAGAGAGACTTAGTGAATGATTTAACCAATTATTCTACCAATCCTGTACTGATCGAGGCTTTGAATAAGACAGATGAAGTGCAGAAAAATTCCACCAAATCGTATATCGACAACTTTTTCGAGCAGTTCGATGCGATCAACAAGGCAAAAGGGACCAACCTGAAACTGGCTGATCCTGAGCTTTTCGGAAATACGAATCTTTCCGAGATCAAGTACAACACCACCGATGATCAGGTAAAGAGCATCATCAAAAGAAGGATCGATCTTTCTGTAGGAACCGCTTTTGAGGTGATCAGAACAAGGATCGATAAGATGGGTGCTGTGCAGCCTAACGTTCAGAGAGTTCCGGGTACTGCCAGGATTTCTGTGGAAATGCCGGGGATGAAAGATATCGACAAAGTGAAGAAAATGCTTCAGACTTCCGCTAAACTTCAGTTCTGGGAAGTACAGCAAGTTCCTGAGGTGGCACCTTATTTCCAGACTCTGGGTACGATAGTTGCTGCCAAAGCGGATTCTATGGGGGTTGCAAAAAACACCAACTTCATGAACCTCTTGCATATCGATAAACTGAGAACCAATGGTGTAGCCAATGTGAAACTGTCTGATACTGCTGTTGTGAACAAGATTCTGAACAGCAAAGTAGCCCAGTCTTTACGTCCGGCCAATATTAAATATACACAATTCATGTGGGGATACAAACCTGAAGCTAACGATCCTGAAAGCCTGGTTTTGTATGCCATCAGAAGTAATATCAATCAGAAAGCCCCGGTAGACGGTGCAGTTGAAAGTGCCAACATCAGCTATGATGAGCTGGGAAGGGTAGTGGTAGACATGCAGATGGATTCCAAGGGAGCCAAAGAGTGGAAAACCCTTACCGAGAAAAACGTTGGCAAACCGGTTGCGGTAACTCTGGATAACAGAGTGTATACTGCTCCGAATGTAGTGAATGCCATCCCGAACGGTAGAACCCAGATCTCCGGTAACTTCTCACAGGAGGAAGCTAAGGAACTGGTAGACGTTCTGGGTGCCGGTAAACTTCCGGCAGGAGCGAAAGTTGTTCAGGCGACTCAGGTAGGTCCGTCACTCGGGCAGGAGTCGATTGATGCGGGGATGATGTCCTTTGCCATCGCTTTCTTAATCATTATTGCCTACATTATCTTCTATTATGGCGGTGCCGGAGTATATGCGGTTATTGCCATGATGATCAACTTGTTCTACATTTTCGGGATCATGGATTCCGTAGATGCTACCCTTACGCTTCCTGGTATTGCAGGTATCGTATTAACCATGGCTATGGCAGTAGATACGAACGTAATTATTTATGAAAGAACCAAAGAAGAACTTTTCGCAGGAAAAAGTATTCTCGAAGCTTATAAAGACGGTTTCAAACACGCTTTAAATGCTATTGTTGATGGTCACTTAACTACATTATTAACGGCCGGTGTTCTTTTCCTTTTCGGAACAGGACCTATTAAAGGATTTGCCCTTACACTGGGTATCGGTATCTTAATGACATTCTTTACGTCAGTATTGATTTCCAGAGTAATGATCTTCTCCAGGCTGGACAAAGGAAAACATCTTTCTGTTTGGACGGCTCCTACGAAAAATATGTTCAGAAATACCTGGATCGATTTTATCGGGAAAAGAAAATATGCCTACATCATTTCTGCGGTTTTAACCGTAGTAAGTATCGCTTCGATCGCTATACACGGATTTAAATACGGTATCGACTTCACAGGAGGAAGAAATTACGTGGTAAGATTCGATAAAGCTGTTAATGCGGAGGATATTGAAGGTAACCTGGTGAAGGTGTTCCAGACTGAAGACGGTAAAAACTCTTCTGTGGAAGCCAAGACTTTCGGAAACGATAAGCAGCTGAAAATCTCTACCGATTACCTGATCGGGGATGAATCTCTGAAAGCTGACCAGACTGTAGAGCAGAAATTGTTCACAGGCTTAAAGTCCAGCTTACCGGCTAATATGACTCTTGCTGATTTCAAATCTGCTGATAAAGACCATGCAGGTATCATTTCTTCCGAAAAAGTGGGACCTACAGTAGCGGACGATATTCAGAAACACGGTATCCTGGCAGTTGTTGCAGCATTAGCCGGAATCTTTATCTACATTCTTGTACGATTCAGAAAATGGCAGTTCTCCTTAGGTGCCGTAGCAGCATTGTTCCACGATGCGGTTATTATCCTGGGTGCTTATTCACTGCTTCATAAATTTATGCCGTTCAACATGGAAATCAACCAGGATTTCGTTGCGGCGATCCTTACGGTATTAGGATATTCCATCAACGATACGGTAATCATCTTTGACCGTATCCGTGAATACCTGAAAGAGAAAAAGTCACTGACGCTGGCAGGGCTGTTTGACGATTCCATTTCCAGTACACTGGGAAGAACCTTCAATACTTCATTTACAACGATCCTTGTTATCCTGGCCATCTTCATCTTTGGTGGAGACAACCTGAGAGGATTTATGTTTGCCATGCTGATCGGTATTGCGTTCGGTACCTATTCATCCATCTTCATCGCTTCGGCTATAGCCTACGATTTCCTTAAAACAGGAAAAGAAGATGAAGTACACGGTAAATCAACAACCAGTAAAGAAGTCCTTGCTTCAAAATAAGAACTACAATAAATAAGATAAGACAGACTGCCTGAAAAGGTGGTCTGTTTTTTTTGATTATAGATTATAGATTATAGATGATAGATTGGGTGATAAACCTCTATTTCAGTTCTCATTTGAATATCTGAAGTTTGCCAGATTGTAAAA
This genomic window contains:
- a CDS encoding PQQ-dependent sugar dehydrogenase, producing the protein MKKLLFAGSVFCSLIFNAQTINLQEFATGLTSPVEIAHANDSRLFVVQQNGIIKIIQPSGAINAANFLNISSKVTYGGERGLLGLAFHPQYSTNGYFFVYYNDTSGNLTVSRFTVSASDPNVADPSTEKILLNIPKPFDNHNGGSIHFGSDGYLWIVTGDGGNGGDPNNNAQNKNSLLGKMLRIDVNTNTAPYNIPSNNPFVGVDGADEVWAYGLRNAWKFSFDPVTGNALIADVGQGQIEEINRVPVTQAGINYGWRCYEGNNAYNTSGCAAASTMTFPVAVYDHSGNRCSITGGYVYRGSAYPALSGKYIFADYCSTQIGMLNADNTITWTPAFSGNNFSTFGINNQNELFVAAVNNGKIYRITTGTLATQENEGFATPVRLYPIPASEKIFIDGFYGTDMTADIKTTEGRKVLDSAKVESDYSVNITGIPAGTYFINIKSGDLRSYSQKIIIK
- the secD gene encoding protein translocase subunit SecD — encoded protein: MQGKGLITIVAIVLGLICLNELLPTWYASKIERQAAAVAGDNPEKYQKEIAKLSKDTLNLGFTQLYYTKAKDKEMKLGLDLKGGINVLLEINQRDLVNDLTNYSTNPVLIEALNKTDEVQKNSTKSYIDNFFEQFDAINKAKGTNLKLADPELFGNTNLSEIKYNTTDDQVKSIIKRRIDLSVGTAFEVIRTRIDKMGAVQPNVQRVPGTARISVEMPGMKDIDKVKKMLQTSAKLQFWEVQQVPEVAPYFQTLGTIVAAKADSMGVAKNTNFMNLLHIDKLRTNGVANVKLSDTAVVNKILNSKVAQSLRPANIKYTQFMWGYKPEANDPESLVLYAIRSNINQKAPVDGAVESANISYDELGRVVVDMQMDSKGAKEWKTLTEKNVGKPVAVTLDNRVYTAPNVVNAIPNGRTQISGNFSQEEAKELVDVLGAGKLPAGAKVVQATQVGPSLGQESIDAGMMSFAIAFLIIIAYIIFYYGGAGVYAVIAMMINLFYIFGIMDSVDATLTLPGIAGIVLTMAMAVDTNVIIYERTKEELFAGKSILEAYKDGFKHALNAIVDGHLTTLLTAGVLFLFGTGPIKGFALTLGIGILMTFFTSVLISRVMIFSRLDKGKHLSVWTAPTKNMFRNTWIDFIGKRKYAYIISAVLTVVSIASIAIHGFKYGIDFTGGRNYVVRFDKAVNAEDIEGNLVKVFQTEDGKNSSVEAKTFGNDKQLKISTDYLIGDESLKADQTVEQKLFTGLKSSLPANMTLADFKSADKDHAGIISSEKVGPTVADDIQKHGILAVVAALAGIFIYILVRFRKWQFSLGAVAALFHDAVIILGAYSLLHKFMPFNMEINQDFVAAILTVLGYSINDTVIIFDRIREYLKEKKSLTLAGLFDDSISSTLGRTFNTSFTTILVILAIFIFGGDNLRGFMFAMLIGIAFGTYSSIFIASAIAYDFLKTGKEDEVHGKSTTSKEVLASK